The Plasmodium chabaudi chabaudi strain AS genome assembly, chromosome: 4 nucleotide sequence ttaattttgaaagCATGCTTATTATCGAGCCATCTGTTTTTCTTCTGTTTTTATCCActtctttttttgaatcaagtttattattttcaatagtTGAGGAACTAAGcacatttcttttatattcttcttTGGTGTTATTGGAATCTAATTCATTtagttttatttgaaattcattaaatttttttgtaccCCTATTATCTTTCGAAATGCTTTCTCTGCTTTGTTTACCTTTTTCAAAATCTGCAAAGACATAAGAGggattcaaaaaataaatgtgttAGAAGTGAAAACATGCATGTATGGGCTCACAAAAACATATGTACTTCTCatgcaaatataatatgaattttttgtttattttaacCATGATACATTTTTCTTGTAATTGACATTTTAGAAGATAATTCATCTGTTTTACTTATTCCTTggatatatgtattattattttcattaaagtTGTCCGCTAGAGGTTCTAAAGGACTAATTTCATTGACATCAAGGAGTAATATACTTGTTTGAATTTTTGGATCTTTTTCTTTGCTATTTAACAAAacttcaaataattttttagccgattcttcattttcatcttgGTCATAGTTTTCAAAAGATTCgtgtgtattattattttggaCACTACCTTTTTTGATTTGTTCTGAttgattatttatgtttttattatcacttTTAGATGTACTATCCTTTGATTCTGTTTGAATCGGATCACTACTAGATGGAATTTTACTCTCTTCGTTATCAAATATAgacaattttttgttatctCCAACCcctatatttcttttaaaattaattataataataggttttttttttgtaatttctccattttgatttttaatttgaataaatGTAATTCGATAAAATAacgattttaaaaaaagtgcATAATCATGAGCATTTATAGTTGGTGTCCATATATCAGCTAATTCAAAAAaggtattaaaaaatgaatcaaagtttaaatatttttttccctttGAATCATTATTCCATTcatcatttataattttaatgacttgttttatttcaaattgTGGAATTAAAACTTTACATATTCttaacataattttaaaatattcgattttactaaatttatcatttaattttttattcaaaatatttgtccatatattttttacacattCTACAAATACATCATTAGtccttattttttctctctCCTTTTTTAAGTCTTCATTTTCAAATCCTATATCTCCTTGATTcaaatattcttttattttcgttATGTTTTCTACATCTGGTACAAACCCATTACTAAACTTTTCGTCCATCTTATACGGAGTTATAAGTGTGTAGTAACTAGGATGGACAaatcaaaaagaaaaaaaaacaaggaATAAAACCAGGGAAAGGAAAAcgggaaaaaaatacatttgaCCCATATGGTAAAtacattaattatattattaatcttataaaaaataattagaTATTCCTACTTTTTTTGTAgaacaataatataaatattgatgatatattatgaaaaaaataataaaagcttaagaaaaaaagacaGAATCAAATTTACAAACGTTTGTAAAATTTCTAAACCCTTTACaataaattagaaaatattcatgatattaagaaagaaaaaaattatatacacattGGATAGGAGAAAATATTAGTgtagaaaaaagaaaaaacatttaagCTAAAATGCATTTCGTAAAAAATGCCATTtcgcatatatttatgccTACATACGTGTGTATACGTACAGATACATTCCTATTATATCCtcttaatattattaaacatCAAACCGATATatgttacatttttttatattaaaaaaaaataaaaatttttattatagaattgagaaaaagatataaagtttggcacatatatatgtctctatttatatacagtATAAATTAGCAATTgctcaaaaataaaatgattaatatattttagacaaaatttaaaatgtatataaacaCATTTTCCTTAAATATAGGGACATATATTTTGCTTAAATATTGGGACACATTTTTCCTCTCCTTTTTCTGCATTCATAAAAAGGGTGTaggaattttttttttttttcccattcatattatgctttctttttatttcttactaattttatattttcaaaaaagcTGAAAAAAGATaggatttaaaaaaattattatttcacaatttttattaaaagtgTATATGCTATATATGAGAAAAGGGAACATCTTTTTTTCCTATCAAgtatgttattattttttatttatattaataaagtttgaataaaaaaagaaaccattgatattttcttactttcacactaaaaaaaaaataattcactATCACattgttataataaatagtaGATATTCAAACCTCCGTTGAATCGATAAGTATGTGCCAAACACAATTATATCATACttatatgtaaattattatattttgaaataaattaacaaattaGTGTAAACACATTTTACTTTATCTACCTTCCCTTATCGttacaattatatattccaCATTGCtacaaaaatatgtcaaaaaaaaaaaaaaaaaatataaaaatataaatatataagaacTAAATtgaagatatatttttttctttaattatGCAAATATTAAGAAAACTGCTACATTAGTATCTTAAGATACTTGTggcaatttttatatgtaataaataatattacatttttgtgAACcctcattatatattttaaatcagtcatatattatgtacatgtgcatgcatatacatctatcaaaattttagtaaaatataaatatacttactataattttattccgagctttaatataataattaaataataaataataaattataatccACATTGTGAACTCAAATTTGTAATTACCACCATACAAGGAAAGAAGACTCAAGCTATACAGTAAGAAATGTAGATATGCTCGTTCAGttggatatatataatatattttttccacactatttatgtataaatacatgtaacgatttataatttgtttacaCTCTTTTTCACAGAAATGGAAACACAAATAGCGGATAGCgatgttaataaaatactaACCCAAATGAATAGTAAGAAGGAAAGGGAAACTGAAGATGAATGTGAATTTcctttatacaaaaaattaaaaaaaaaacattataactatgaaaataactcaagcaattttatattaaccAATCCAACATACACACAACAATTTAGCTCGATATATAGCATACGAATAAGTATAATGCGAAAATTGTTAATGAAAACGTTGGAAAAGCTAAATGTAGAAATGTATGAAGATTCAAAGGGAGGAATAAAGCAggaaaatgatgaagatCACAAGGGAAACATAAAACAGGaaattgaagaaaatgGGAAAGAAAGTAAATATCACGTCTTGCAATATTTGAAGGATATTAAGATTAATGAAAAGTGCTATTGTATTGGcaccatttttaaaaaaatggatttaAGGCCATCcattttaaaagaatatatcaGTGAAATTGACTATCTTGATACagtaataaattattcacAAGATCAagatgttttatttttcgaaGATGAAACAGCACGATTAAAATTAGAAGGGAATATAAATAGTGATCATTATGTTACTGGCTTGACTGTAATTATAAAGGGAGTCGGTATGAGTAATGGTTCAATATATGTAGatgaattaatatatgcatatctACCAAAAATAGAAATTCCTAAATGTATTAGCaatgatgataaatatatattatttgtttcaggattatttataaatgaacagaatacaaatataaataatatatcattattaagaaattttattttaggATTACATGGggataaatttatttctcAAAATTTGATTAGATTAGTTATAGTTGGTAATTCACttggaaatataaatacagaTGTAAAtgatatgaatataattgacacatttttatcatctttATGTTCATCAGTTTATGTTGATTTAATGCCAGGAGAAAAAGATCCAAGTGATTCGACTTTACCTCAACAACCATTTccaaatatgttttttaaaaaatccaaaaaatatgattcgTTTCAATGTGTTACAAATCCATATATGTTTTCAATTGATGATGTAAATGTATGTTGTATGTCTGGTGAGCcagttaataatattacttCTTTCTCTAAAATTACTAAATTAGATGCCCTTAAAATGATAGCAAAAAGTAGAATATTATCTCCTACTTCACCAGACACACTAGGATGTTACCCATATATAGACAATGACCCATTTTGTATTCaagatgataatatttatccacatatttttgtcaATGGAAATTGTTCAAAATTAGAAATGCAATActtagaaaatgaaaacaaacTTCCTTTTTTGGTATGCCTACCAGATTTTAGTGTCACACCTAAAGCATTAGCTattaatatcaaaaatatggaatataaaattatatcctTCAATATTCAAGAAGGGGAATAAACTATGCCCCTATAATTGTGTATCCACACCTACATGTGCTTgtgagaaaaaataaattattctaCCTAGGAAATTAAAACTTTCCGAAACATGTATTACTCTTTctcataaaataataattttttgttttccgATTTTTATACACAGTTAAGtgtaacattttttttgtcaaaCATGgctgtatatatatgtattgcACGCCCTTTTGTGTCTAATAGtaaaatgaattttaacaatttttaaaacacacacccaaaaaataaatttaatataatttctcacaaataaataaaatatcacATTATCATATGCAATAGAAATAGTCTATTGCCATAGTATTTACAATGTATGCAATGCATATTCCCCAATTATGCATACTATCTTAATTTTACCCTATTAAAGTATTTgatatgttttaatttctCTAAAACTTTACTAACATTTTAAATGCAAACCGGTTGTGAAATCAGCTATTTATGTTTAAGATTATTTTAAACATGAAAAACTATTTCATTAAAAGAAggcaaaaatataaaaaataatagcatgctcacaaaattatatattttttattttggtgtttctttatacatatatatagataggCATAATGCAATATGTtgcctttattttttttttgtcaagATAAAAAACAGACAAAAATCatagtaataaatatattcaaaaatatgcatacacaactgtttacaattttaatatgaccaattcataattttaattatatattttttttttatttccctAAAAAGCTagcttttaaaaatattctatcgcatacataattttatatactatattatatattttttacatgcacctgcaataatatttataaatttttatagtttagttttttattttttttttatgagaACTTTAAGTATTAAAATGTTGTAaatgttcataaaatacaaagaaaaaatatgtacgcacatatttattttgaataatgatataatattattagtatTCCGAGAATAATACGAATAAAATGCagtatatatgtgtgcgcacaaaaatacaatatactttttttcgAAAAATAGACAActgatataaaattataaatatatcattttcatgCATTTAacgttataaaaaatttaacaaCACTATttccaaattttttaaataaaaaaatatatattaaaaaataaaagtattaataatacaaaacaaaataataaagcatacacacaaaaatgaaaagtattcaatacaaaaaaaaggataagttaataaaataaaaaatagaaaatgaatgaaaaaattgttattcaAGCACCCCTGTTTGTCGTGCCCAATGAAAACAAAAGTAATGTactaaaatatgaaaaagataacaactttaataataatcgaAATGATGCGGCAAATTTAGCTAACCATATATACACAAGTTTACCCTATAAAGCAAATGAAAGAgataatgatgatataaatgaagaaataccattaaatttaaatgaaaaagaaaacatgAATTGTTttcttaataaaaaaagtgttAATTTTGcactaaaaaataatgaaaaaaatgtgataCAATCTTATAGAAAAGgcgaaataaataaaagttataatattatggaaaatatgtatgatgttcattatacaaataaaggaagcaaaaatttaaatgattatCTTAAACATGTTAATGTTAATAATACAGCACCATGTATAGGAGAATTTAGAACATGTAtgaattgttttttaaacatttctacattattttgtaaaacttgtaataattttttatgtgcTATTTGTAACATTAAGTTACACAAAAATAGCCCCAATCATATCGTCAACGTATGCAGCAGTggattatatgaaaataattataaatataatgatatcatattaaaagaaaaagacaAATGGCTAGTTgaattagaaaataatacacCAATCAAAATTAGggaaaaatgtaaaatacATACCACTgagtatataaaatatgcatgtaAAACATGTCATTATACACTCTTATGCACAGATTGTTTGCTAAGTGATCCTATACATGCAAACATCAAATCAGAGGGCAAAGAATTAGAGGAGTCACTGGAATCGCTGAAAAGCTTAGATCAAAGTATGGGCAAAAATGACAATGATAGCATAGAAgacaaaagaaaaaacattcttaaaattgaaaataatttaattcaagaaataaataataactaTCTTGAACAATCTAATTCAAACGATTCTAAGTCGAGTGTCAATCATTACAATATGCAAACGGGCCACAATATAATGAGTTGCAAATCAagcaataataatgaatcaTACAAAGAGA carries:
- a CDS encoding DNA polymerase delta small subunit, putative, giving the protein METQIADSDVNKILTQMNSKKERETEDECEFPLYKKLKKKHYNYENNSSNFILTNPTYTQQFSSIYSIRISIMRKLLMKTLEKLNVEMYEDSKGGIKQENDEDHKGNIKQEIEENGKESKYHVLQYLKDIKINEKCYCIGTIFKKMDLRPSILKEYISEIDYLDTVINYSQDQDVLFFEDETARLKLEGNINSDHYVTGLTVIIKGVGMSNGSIYVDELIYAYLPKIEIPKCISNDDKYILFVSGLFINEQNTNINNISLLRNFILGLHGDKFISQNLIRLVIVGNSLGNINTDVNDMNIIDTFLSSLCSSVYVDLMPGEKDPSDSTLPQQPFPNMFFKKSKKYDSFQCVTNPYMFSIDDVNVCCMSGEPVNNITSFSKITKLDALKMIAKSRILSPTSPDTLGCYPYIDNDPFCIQDDNIYPHIFVNGNCSKLEMQYLENENKLPFLVCLPDFSVTPKALAINIKNMEYKIISFNIQEGE